One region of Osmia lignaria lignaria isolate PbOS001 chromosome 7, iyOsmLign1, whole genome shotgun sequence genomic DNA includes:
- the LOC117609491 gene encoding gamma-aminobutyric acid receptor subunit alpha-6, with protein MDVSSPSPKTSKPMAIRGTMNDIVSKNITMVLENLLMNYENNQLPTHGKGTPTVVKTNILIRSMGPVSELDMDYSMDCYFRQSWRDSRLSFLGPIKSLSLSIKMLERIWRPDTYFYNGKHSYVHTITVPNKLLRISQDGDILYSMRLTIKAKCPMELRNFPMDRQSCPLILGSYAYTSGQLVYEWQEGSSVNFVPGMALSQFDLMGSPYRNLTFVRREGEFSVLQVSFNLQRHTGYFLIQVYVPCVLIVVLSWVSFWIHREATSDRVGLGITTVLTLSTISLDSRTDLPKVRYATALDWFLLMSFGYCIATLLEFAGVHYFTKVGSGEIPLDEDELEHESETDYHDGFCSIVSCSPQTVHPETIIDIPRRRSSLICDVYGINESVSYGRGSMTVSVTSKPSTMERQTQTEVWIPKWRQFLYCLAGDEAFRRRRQKEAAGNCKKNGEKIARHINSVSYIDKVARIVFPASFGFLNVCYWLVYVTYQEEFKWQDPPLGSISH; from the exons ATGGATGTATCCTCCCCATCACCAAAAACTTCGAAACCTATGGCAATCAGAGGAACCATGAACGATATCGTTTCCAAGAACATCACTATGGTTCTTGAGAATCTTCTGATGAATTATGAGAACAATCAACTGCCTACACATGGAAAgg gtACACCAACGGTGGTGAAaacgaatattttaataagaagCATGGGTCCTGTGTCAGAACTGGATATG GATTATTCGATGGACTGTTATTTCCGGCAATCGTGGAGGGATTCTCGTTTAAGTTTCCTAGGCCCGATTAAATCGCTCAGCTTAAGCATCAAAATGTTGGAAAGAATCTGGAGGCCAGACACGTATTTTTATAATGGGAAACATAGCTACGTGCATACCATCACGGTTCctaataaattattaagaatcTCACAGGACGGAGATATTCTTTATTCCATGAG GCTTACTATAAAAGCGAAATGCCCGATGGAACTTAGGAACTTCCCCATGGACAGACAATCTTGTCCTCTTATACTTGGAAGCT ATGCATATACTTCAGGTCAATTAGTGTACGAATGGCAAGAAGGCTCTTCGGTAAATTTTGTCCCTGGAATGGCACTTTCCCAATTCGACTTAATGGGTTCACCTTATAGAAATTTAACTTTTGTCAGACGCGAGGGTGAATTCTCAGTCTTACAAGTTTCCTTTAATTTACAACGACATACTGGTTATTTTCTCATTCAG GTTTACGTGCCCTGCGTTTTAATAGTAGTACTAAGTTGGGTGTCATTTTGGATTCACCGTGAAGCTACCAGTGACAGAGTTGGTTTAG GTATAACAACTGTCTTAACATTGTCAACTATCAGCCTGGATTCTAGAACAGACTTGCCAAAGGTGAGATATGCCACAGCTTTGGATTGGTTTTTGCTAATGAGTTTTGGATACTGTATAGCGACTCTTCTAGAATTTGCCGGTGTGCACTACTTTACAAAG GTTGGTAGTGGAGAAATTCCTTTAGACGAAGATGAACTGGAACACGAAAGCGAAACCGACTACCATGACGGATTCTGCAGCATCGTATCGTGCAGTCCTCAAACTGTACATCCAGAAACGATAATAGACATACCCCGAAGAAGAAGTTCTTTGATATGTGACGTTTACGGTATTAAT GAATCGGTATCCTATGGAAGAGGATCGATGACGGTTTCGGTCACTTCGAAACCGTCGACGATGGAAAGACAAACACAAACGGAAGTGTGGATACCAAAATGGCGTCAGTTCCTTTATTGCCTCGCAGGGGATGAGGCATTCAG AAGACGCAGACAAAAGGAGGCAGCTGGAAATTGCAAAAAGAACGGGGAAAAGATTGCAAGGCACATAAATAGTGTTTCTTATATCGATAAAGTGGCGAGAATAGTATTTCCAGCCTCCTTTGGATTTCTTAATGTTTGTTATTGGCTTGTTTATGTTACTTACCAAGAAGAATTCAAGTGGCAAGATCCACCGCTTGGATCCATTTCCCATTAA
- the Lcch3 gene encoding ligand-gated chloride channel homolog 3 isoform X1 yields the protein MWLQQIIILLRMIYLVACGFSKSSRTNLENTGVSDRLENVTQTISRILDGYDIRLRPNFGGEPLLVGMDLTIASFDAISEVNMDYTITMYLNQYWKDERLAFSQEEEVLTLSGDFAEKIWVPDTFFANDKNSFLHDVTERNKLVRLSGDGSVTYGMRFTTTLACMMDLHYYPLDSQNCTVEIESYGYTVLDVVMYWKETPVRGVEEAELPQFTIIGYETNDRKERLATGIYQRLSLSFKLQRNIGYFVFQTYLPSILIVMLSWVSFWINHEATSARVALGITTVLTMTTISTGVRSSLPRISYVKAIDIYLVMCFVFVFAALLEYAAVNYTYWGARAKKKSKKKETDEKKVVSSKSGRVYFNRGSKRKSDRKKYNFTGSKASSPFPGSTEADIIELQDLRMSPLPSIRNRSGLLSSGSIPGTGREHDPAKFPPSFRISRVAAYNTHGRNAGLRYRGPKQHKPKVLHAIRRGASVLRISMPKIKDVNIIDKYSRVIFPVSFMLFNTIYWVFYFF from the exons ATGTGGTTACAGCAGATCATTATTCTCTTGCGGATGATTTACTTAGTTGCCTG CGGTTTTAGTAAAAGTTCCAGGACCAATCTTGAGAATACAGGGGTATCGGATAGATTAGAAAATGTAACGCAAACTATATCGCGAATCCTCGATGGTTATGATATTCGATTGAGGCCGAATTTTGGCG GTGAACCCCTGTTGGTTGGCATGGATCTTACGATTGCAAGTTTCGATGCAATCTCCGAAGTGAACATG GATTACACGATAACGATGTACTTGAACCAATATTGGAAGGACGAAAGGCTAGCGTTTTCCCAAGAGGAGGAAGTTCTTACACTTAGCGGAGATTTCGCGGAAAAGATTTGGGTACCAGACACATTTTTCGCCAACGATAAAAATAG TTTCTTGCACGACGTGACCGAGCGTAATAAACTCGTCCGATTATCCGGGGACGGATCTGTCACTTATGGCATGAGATTCACGACGACCTTGGCCTGCATGATGGATCTGCACTATTATCCGCTCGATTCGCAGAACTGCACCGTAGAGATCGAGAGCT ATGGTTACACGGTGCTGGACGTGGTAATGTATTGGAAAGAAACTCCAGTTCGTGGCGTTGAAGAAGCAGAATTACCGCAGTTCACGATAATCGGTTACGAAACGAACGACCGTAAAGAAAGACTAGCCACCGGTATATATCAGAGGCTTTCATTAAGCTTCAAGCTTCAAAGAAACATTGGGTATTTCGTTTTCCAAACATATCTGCCTAGCATCTTGATCGTGATGCTTAGTTGGGTCAGCTTTTGGATTAATCACGAAGCAACCAGCGCCAGAGTCGCTCTTG GGATAACGACGGTCCTTACGATGACTACAATTTCGACTGGTGTACGTAGCTCACTGCCACGTATCAGCTATGTAAAGGCTATCGATATTTATTTAGTAATGTGTTTCGTTTTTGTATTCGCGGCTCTGTTAGAGTACGCAGCGGTTAATTATACGTACTGGGGTGCCAGGGCGAAAAAGAAgagcaaaaagaaagaaactgacGAGAAGAAAGTGGTTTCCTCGAAATCAGGTAGAGTTTACTTTAATCGAGGCTCGAAAAGAAAAAGTgatagaaagaaatataattttacagGAAGTAAAGCAAGTTCCCCGTTTCCTGGTTCGACGGAAGCGGATATAATAGAGCTTCAAGATCTAAGAATGTCCCCTCTGCCAAGTATAAGAAATAGATCAGGGTTATTGAGCAGTGGCTCGATACCAGGAACGGGACGAGAACACGATCCGGCCAAATTTCCCCCTAGTTTTCGTATTTCCAGAGTCGCTGCCTACAATACACATGGAAGAAATGCTGGTCTCAGATATAGGGGACCTAAACAACACAAACCTAAG GTATTACACGCGATACGAAGAGGAGCTTCCGTATTACGAATATCAATGCCGAAGATTAAGGATGTAAATATTATCGACAAGTATTCGAGAGTCATATTTCCGGTCAGTTTTATGTTATTCAACACAATCTACTGGGTATTCTATTTTTTCTAA
- the Lcch3 gene encoding ligand-gated chloride channel homolog 3 isoform X3 — protein sequence MWLQQIIILLRMIYLVACGFSKSSRTNLENTGVSDRLENVTQTISRILDGYDIRLRPNFGGEPLLVGMDLTIASFDAISEVNMDYTITMYLNQYWKDERLAFSQEEEVLTLSGDFAEKIWVPDTFFANDKNSFLHDVTERNKLVRLSGDGSVTYGMRFTTTLACMMDLHYYPLDSQNCTVEIESYGYTVLDVVMYWKETPVRGVEEAELPQFTIIGYETNDRKERLATGIYQRLSLSFKLQRNIGYFVFQTYLPSILIVMLSWVSFWINHEATSARVALGITTVLTMTTISTGVRSSLPRISYVKAIDIYLVMCFVFVFAALLEYAAVNYTYWGARAKKKSKKKETDEKKVVSSKSGSKASSPFPGSTEADIIELQDLRMSPLPSIRNRSGLLSSGSIPGTGREHDPAKFPPSFRISRVAAYNTHGRNAGLRYRGPKQHKPKVLHAIRRGASVLRISMPKIKDVNIIDKYSRVIFPVSFMLFNTIYWVFYFF from the exons ATGTGGTTACAGCAGATCATTATTCTCTTGCGGATGATTTACTTAGTTGCCTG CGGTTTTAGTAAAAGTTCCAGGACCAATCTTGAGAATACAGGGGTATCGGATAGATTAGAAAATGTAACGCAAACTATATCGCGAATCCTCGATGGTTATGATATTCGATTGAGGCCGAATTTTGGCG GTGAACCCCTGTTGGTTGGCATGGATCTTACGATTGCAAGTTTCGATGCAATCTCCGAAGTGAACATG GATTACACGATAACGATGTACTTGAACCAATATTGGAAGGACGAAAGGCTAGCGTTTTCCCAAGAGGAGGAAGTTCTTACACTTAGCGGAGATTTCGCGGAAAAGATTTGGGTACCAGACACATTTTTCGCCAACGATAAAAATAG TTTCTTGCACGACGTGACCGAGCGTAATAAACTCGTCCGATTATCCGGGGACGGATCTGTCACTTATGGCATGAGATTCACGACGACCTTGGCCTGCATGATGGATCTGCACTATTATCCGCTCGATTCGCAGAACTGCACCGTAGAGATCGAGAGCT ATGGTTACACGGTGCTGGACGTGGTAATGTATTGGAAAGAAACTCCAGTTCGTGGCGTTGAAGAAGCAGAATTACCGCAGTTCACGATAATCGGTTACGAAACGAACGACCGTAAAGAAAGACTAGCCACCGGTATATATCAGAGGCTTTCATTAAGCTTCAAGCTTCAAAGAAACATTGGGTATTTCGTTTTCCAAACATATCTGCCTAGCATCTTGATCGTGATGCTTAGTTGGGTCAGCTTTTGGATTAATCACGAAGCAACCAGCGCCAGAGTCGCTCTTG GGATAACGACGGTCCTTACGATGACTACAATTTCGACTGGTGTACGTAGCTCACTGCCACGTATCAGCTATGTAAAGGCTATCGATATTTATTTAGTAATGTGTTTCGTTTTTGTATTCGCGGCTCTGTTAGAGTACGCAGCGGTTAATTATACGTACTGGGGTGCCAGGGCGAAAAAGAAgagcaaaaagaaagaaactgacGAGAAGAAAGTGGTTTCCTCGAAATCAG GAAGTAAAGCAAGTTCCCCGTTTCCTGGTTCGACGGAAGCGGATATAATAGAGCTTCAAGATCTAAGAATGTCCCCTCTGCCAAGTATAAGAAATAGATCAGGGTTATTGAGCAGTGGCTCGATACCAGGAACGGGACGAGAACACGATCCGGCCAAATTTCCCCCTAGTTTTCGTATTTCCAGAGTCGCTGCCTACAATACACATGGAAGAAATGCTGGTCTCAGATATAGGGGACCTAAACAACACAAACCTAAG GTATTACACGCGATACGAAGAGGAGCTTCCGTATTACGAATATCAATGCCGAAGATTAAGGATGTAAATATTATCGACAAGTATTCGAGAGTCATATTTCCGGTCAGTTTTATGTTATTCAACACAATCTACTGGGTATTCTATTTTTTCTAA
- the Lcch3 gene encoding ligand-gated chloride channel homolog 3 isoform X2, whose protein sequence is MWLQQIIILLRMIYLVACGFSKSSRTNLENTGVSDRLENVTQTISRILDGYDIRLRPNFGGEPLLVGMDLTIASFDAISEVNMDYTITMYLNQYWKDERLAFSQEEEVLTLSGDFAEKIWVPDTFFANDKNSFLHDVTERNKLVRLSGDGSVTYGMRFTTTLACMMDLHYYPLDSQNCTVEIESYGYTVLDVVMYWKETPVRGVEEAELPQFTIIGYETNDRKERLATGIYQRLSLSFKLQRNIGYFVFQTYLPSILIVMLSWVSFWINHEATSARVALGITTVLTMTTISTGVRSSLPRISYVKAIDIYLVMCFVFVFAALLEYAAVNYTYWGARAKKKSKKKETDEKKVVSSKSGSKASSPFPGSTEADIIELQDLRMSPLPSIRNRSGLLSSGSIPGTGREHDPAKFPPSFRISRVAAYNTHGRNAGLRYRGPKQHKPKVLHAIRRGASVLRISMPKIKDVNIIDKYSRVIFPGADIESTESKLPNIYQWEDIFEIHRFKLEV, encoded by the exons ATGTGGTTACAGCAGATCATTATTCTCTTGCGGATGATTTACTTAGTTGCCTG CGGTTTTAGTAAAAGTTCCAGGACCAATCTTGAGAATACAGGGGTATCGGATAGATTAGAAAATGTAACGCAAACTATATCGCGAATCCTCGATGGTTATGATATTCGATTGAGGCCGAATTTTGGCG GTGAACCCCTGTTGGTTGGCATGGATCTTACGATTGCAAGTTTCGATGCAATCTCCGAAGTGAACATG GATTACACGATAACGATGTACTTGAACCAATATTGGAAGGACGAAAGGCTAGCGTTTTCCCAAGAGGAGGAAGTTCTTACACTTAGCGGAGATTTCGCGGAAAAGATTTGGGTACCAGACACATTTTTCGCCAACGATAAAAATAG TTTCTTGCACGACGTGACCGAGCGTAATAAACTCGTCCGATTATCCGGGGACGGATCTGTCACTTATGGCATGAGATTCACGACGACCTTGGCCTGCATGATGGATCTGCACTATTATCCGCTCGATTCGCAGAACTGCACCGTAGAGATCGAGAGCT ATGGTTACACGGTGCTGGACGTGGTAATGTATTGGAAAGAAACTCCAGTTCGTGGCGTTGAAGAAGCAGAATTACCGCAGTTCACGATAATCGGTTACGAAACGAACGACCGTAAAGAAAGACTAGCCACCGGTATATATCAGAGGCTTTCATTAAGCTTCAAGCTTCAAAGAAACATTGGGTATTTCGTTTTCCAAACATATCTGCCTAGCATCTTGATCGTGATGCTTAGTTGGGTCAGCTTTTGGATTAATCACGAAGCAACCAGCGCCAGAGTCGCTCTTG GGATAACGACGGTCCTTACGATGACTACAATTTCGACTGGTGTACGTAGCTCACTGCCACGTATCAGCTATGTAAAGGCTATCGATATTTATTTAGTAATGTGTTTCGTTTTTGTATTCGCGGCTCTGTTAGAGTACGCAGCGGTTAATTATACGTACTGGGGTGCCAGGGCGAAAAAGAAgagcaaaaagaaagaaactgacGAGAAGAAAGTGGTTTCCTCGAAATCAG GAAGTAAAGCAAGTTCCCCGTTTCCTGGTTCGACGGAAGCGGATATAATAGAGCTTCAAGATCTAAGAATGTCCCCTCTGCCAAGTATAAGAAATAGATCAGGGTTATTGAGCAGTGGCTCGATACCAGGAACGGGACGAGAACACGATCCGGCCAAATTTCCCCCTAGTTTTCGTATTTCCAGAGTCGCTGCCTACAATACACATGGAAGAAATGCTGGTCTCAGATATAGGGGACCTAAACAACACAAACCTAAG GTATTACACGCGATACGAAGAGGAGCTTCCGTATTACGAATATCAATGCCGAAGATTAAGGATGTAAATATTATCGACAAGTATTCGAGAGTCATATTTCCG GGAGCAGATATCGAAAGTACTGAATCGAAGCTGCCAAATATTTATCAGTGGGAAGATATTTTCGAGATACACCGATTTAAGCTGGAGGTATAA
- the Lcch3 gene encoding ligand-gated chloride channel homolog 3 isoform X4 — MDLTIASFDAISEVNMDYTITMYLNQYWKDERLAFSQEEEVLTLSGDFAEKIWVPDTFFANDKNSFLHDVTERNKLVRLSGDGSVTYGMRFTTTLACMMDLHYYPLDSQNCTVEIESYGYTVLDVVMYWKETPVRGVEEAELPQFTIIGYETNDRKERLATGIYQRLSLSFKLQRNIGYFVFQTYLPSILIVMLSWVSFWINHEATSARVALGITTVLTMTTISTGVRSSLPRISYVKAIDIYLVMCFVFVFAALLEYAAVNYTYWGARAKKKSKKKETDEKKVVSSKSGRVYFNRGSKRKSDRKKYNFTGSKASSPFPGSTEADIIELQDLRMSPLPSIRNRSGLLSSGSIPGTGREHDPAKFPPSFRISRVAAYNTHGRNAGLRYRGPKQHKPKVLHAIRRGASVLRISMPKIKDVNIIDKYSRVIFPVSFMLFNTIYWVFYFF, encoded by the exons ATGGATCTTACGATTGCAAGTTTCGATGCAATCTCCGAAGTGAACATG GATTACACGATAACGATGTACTTGAACCAATATTGGAAGGACGAAAGGCTAGCGTTTTCCCAAGAGGAGGAAGTTCTTACACTTAGCGGAGATTTCGCGGAAAAGATTTGGGTACCAGACACATTTTTCGCCAACGATAAAAATAG TTTCTTGCACGACGTGACCGAGCGTAATAAACTCGTCCGATTATCCGGGGACGGATCTGTCACTTATGGCATGAGATTCACGACGACCTTGGCCTGCATGATGGATCTGCACTATTATCCGCTCGATTCGCAGAACTGCACCGTAGAGATCGAGAGCT ATGGTTACACGGTGCTGGACGTGGTAATGTATTGGAAAGAAACTCCAGTTCGTGGCGTTGAAGAAGCAGAATTACCGCAGTTCACGATAATCGGTTACGAAACGAACGACCGTAAAGAAAGACTAGCCACCGGTATATATCAGAGGCTTTCATTAAGCTTCAAGCTTCAAAGAAACATTGGGTATTTCGTTTTCCAAACATATCTGCCTAGCATCTTGATCGTGATGCTTAGTTGGGTCAGCTTTTGGATTAATCACGAAGCAACCAGCGCCAGAGTCGCTCTTG GGATAACGACGGTCCTTACGATGACTACAATTTCGACTGGTGTACGTAGCTCACTGCCACGTATCAGCTATGTAAAGGCTATCGATATTTATTTAGTAATGTGTTTCGTTTTTGTATTCGCGGCTCTGTTAGAGTACGCAGCGGTTAATTATACGTACTGGGGTGCCAGGGCGAAAAAGAAgagcaaaaagaaagaaactgacGAGAAGAAAGTGGTTTCCTCGAAATCAGGTAGAGTTTACTTTAATCGAGGCTCGAAAAGAAAAAGTgatagaaagaaatataattttacagGAAGTAAAGCAAGTTCCCCGTTTCCTGGTTCGACGGAAGCGGATATAATAGAGCTTCAAGATCTAAGAATGTCCCCTCTGCCAAGTATAAGAAATAGATCAGGGTTATTGAGCAGTGGCTCGATACCAGGAACGGGACGAGAACACGATCCGGCCAAATTTCCCCCTAGTTTTCGTATTTCCAGAGTCGCTGCCTACAATACACATGGAAGAAATGCTGGTCTCAGATATAGGGGACCTAAACAACACAAACCTAAG GTATTACACGCGATACGAAGAGGAGCTTCCGTATTACGAATATCAATGCCGAAGATTAAGGATGTAAATATTATCGACAAGTATTCGAGAGTCATATTTCCGGTCAGTTTTATGTTATTCAACACAATCTACTGGGTATTCTATTTTTTCTAA
- the wgn gene encoding tumor necrosis factor receptor superfamily member wengen — MPGEASRGYLLAVLLLLLVGSRKAGCSTSAPRYPVCKPGFEFWSVERDTCWPCTRCAPEFTLSPCTIYKDAICGPLSALELDWSFLSTKKRPETGQRSLEAVTSKMFWRFSDLDQEQIREESNDFVGRVENLERNIKKQTVNEPRRRETSSEERILWDWQTGALILAICACILFFLVAGCSALVYARQWRRMKKNFEPVGLEEISARLNLMVKAELAELVAGAPMNPGDPETRCQYLEKLLDRKRETSVMVDWPEVTGNLYIEEREPPKGKRMHIARIHRNIETILNQKKNSTDQ; from the exons ATGCCTGGGGAGGCCAGTCGGGGATATCTGTTGGCCGTGTTGCTGCTGCTACTGGTCGGTTCCCGCAAGGCTGGCTGCTCGACATCCGCTCCCCGATATCCCGTGTGTAAACCGGGTTTCGAATTTTGGTCGGTCGAGCGTGACACCTGTTGGCCTTGCACCAGATGCGCTCCTGAATTTACTTTGAGCCCCTGCACCATTTATAAGGATGCTATTTGCGGACCACTGTCAGCACTCGAGCTCGATTGGTCTTTCCTCTCGACGAAGAAACGACCGGAAACCGGTCAAAGAAGCCTCGAGGCTGTCACCTCAAAGATGTTTTGGAGGTTCTCCGATCTGGATCAAGAACAGATCAGAGAGGAATCGAACGATTTCGTTGGACGCGTAGAAAACTTGGAACGTAACATTAAGAAGCAG ACGGTAAACGAGCCTCGTCGGAGGGAAACGTCTTCGGAGGAGAGAATCCTGTGGGATTGGCAAACTGGAGCCCTGATCCTTGCCATCTGTGCctgtattcttttcttcttggTCGCAGGATGCTCAGCTCTAGTCTACGCGAGACAGTGGCGGCGAATGAAGAAGAACTTCGAGCCAG TGGGTTTAGAAGAGATCTCGGCTCGATTAAATTTAATGGTCAAGGCAGAACTAGCCGAACTGGTTGCTGGCGCGCCCATGAACCCGGGTGATCCCGAAACAAGGTGCCAATATCTTGAGAAACTCTTgg ATCGGAAAAGGGAAACTTCTGTGATGGTCGATTGGCCGGAAGTAACCGGAAATCTCTACATAGAAGAGAGAGAGCCTCCTAAAGGGAAGAGAATGCATATCGCTCGAATTCATCGAAACATCGAAACGATTTTAAATCAGAAAAAGAATTCTACCGACCAGTAG
- the stas gene encoding transmembrane protein stas isoform X1 translates to MKTETKRKQSIDSSNEALTKQAILTVAIVFVTSLMALFYVYTSFPQLAEDERQHMKLPLHIDDAKGLGNLLNRYKDLYYFQVLSGLFITYIFLQTFAIPGSIFLSILSGFLFPFPLALLLVCTCSAVGASLCYLLSSILGRRLLFKYFPDKARVWTLTVRKHKHHLFNYMLFLRMTPLLPNWFINLASPVIGVPLAPFTMGTFFGVAPPSFVAIQAGQTLQNLTSSSDAWSWNSILILCVFAILSLVPVLFKQKLQEKFD, encoded by the exons ATGAAAACAGAAACTAAAAGAAAACAAAGTATCG ATTCCTCCAATGAGGCATTGACAAAGCAAGCTATTCTAACAGTTGCAATCGTTTTTGTTACCTCATTAATGGCACTATTTTATGTATACACTAGTTTTCCACAACTCGCCGA AGATGAACGACAACACATGAAATTACCATTACACATTGATGATGCAAAAGGTCTGGGTAATCTCCTGAACAGATACAAAGATCTATACTATTTCCAAGTACTAAGCGGATTGTTCATCACATATATTTT TCTGCAAACTTTTGCTATTCCAGGTTCTATTTTCCTCTCAATTCTTTCTGGTTTTCTTTTCCCATTCCCTTTGGCTTTGTTGTTAGTTTGCACCTGCAGCGCAGTAGGAGCATCGCTTTGCTATCTTCTGTCGTCGATTTTAGGACGGAgattactttttaaatatttcccgGACAAAGCTCGAGTATGGACGCTAACAGTGAGAAAGCACAAACACCATCTTTTTAATTACATGCTATTCCTTCGAATGACACCGCTGCTTCCGAATTGGTTTATAAATTTAGCTAGTCCTGTAATCGGTGTACCACTTGCACCGTTTACTATGGGCACGTTTTTTGGTGTTGCTCCACCATCTTTTGTCGCTATACAAGCAGGACAAACGTTACAGAACTTAACTTCATCTAGTGATGCGTGGTCCTGGAATAGCATCTTGATATTGTGCGTATTTGCAATACTTTCATTAGTACCTGTTTTATTTAAACAGAAACTACAAGAaaagtttgattaa
- the stas gene encoding transmembrane protein stas isoform X2, whose amino-acid sequence MALFYVYTSFPQLAEDERQHMKLPLHIDDAKGLGNLLNRYKDLYYFQVLSGLFITYIFLQTFAIPGSIFLSILSGFLFPFPLALLLVCTCSAVGASLCYLLSSILGRRLLFKYFPDKARVWTLTVRKHKHHLFNYMLFLRMTPLLPNWFINLASPVIGVPLAPFTMGTFFGVAPPSFVAIQAGQTLQNLTSSSDAWSWNSILILCVFAILSLVPVLFKQKLQEKFD is encoded by the exons ATGGCACTATTTTATGTATACACTAGTTTTCCACAACTCGCCGA AGATGAACGACAACACATGAAATTACCATTACACATTGATGATGCAAAAGGTCTGGGTAATCTCCTGAACAGATACAAAGATCTATACTATTTCCAAGTACTAAGCGGATTGTTCATCACATATATTTT TCTGCAAACTTTTGCTATTCCAGGTTCTATTTTCCTCTCAATTCTTTCTGGTTTTCTTTTCCCATTCCCTTTGGCTTTGTTGTTAGTTTGCACCTGCAGCGCAGTAGGAGCATCGCTTTGCTATCTTCTGTCGTCGATTTTAGGACGGAgattactttttaaatatttcccgGACAAAGCTCGAGTATGGACGCTAACAGTGAGAAAGCACAAACACCATCTTTTTAATTACATGCTATTCCTTCGAATGACACCGCTGCTTCCGAATTGGTTTATAAATTTAGCTAGTCCTGTAATCGGTGTACCACTTGCACCGTTTACTATGGGCACGTTTTTTGGTGTTGCTCCACCATCTTTTGTCGCTATACAAGCAGGACAAACGTTACAGAACTTAACTTCATCTAGTGATGCGTGGTCCTGGAATAGCATCTTGATATTGTGCGTATTTGCAATACTTTCATTAGTACCTGTTTTATTTAAACAGAAACTACAAGAaaagtttgattaa